The window ATAATTCAACAACACCTTTATTTGGAAGTTATGAATCAGCTCATGTATTACCAAGAGAGAGCATAAATGAAAAAGCAATTAATCCAAATATAGCATATCAATTAGTATCAGATGAGATGATGCATGATGGAAATCCAAGATATAATTTAGCAACATTTGTACAAACTTATATGGAGCCAGAAGCAAAGCAAATAATGGTTGATGCTATTGCAACAAACGCAATAGATAAGGCTGAGTATCCACAAACAACAGAAGTTGAAAAAAGATGTGTAAATATAATAGCGAATTTATGGAATGCTCCAGAAACAGAAGAATATATGGGAACATCTACAGTTGGTTCATCAGAAGCATGTATGCTAGGTGGAATGGCTATGAAATTTAGATGGAGAAAAAGAGCACAGGCTTTAGGTATAGATATAAATGCAAAAAAACCAAACTTAGTAGTAAGTTCTGGGTTCCAAGTAGTTTGGGAAAAATTCTGTGTTTATTGGGATGTAGAATTAAGAGAGATTCCTATGAAATCTTTAGATGAATTATATCTTGATCCAAAAGAAGCGGTAGCAGCATGTGATGAATATACTATAGGTATAGTACCAATAATGGGAATAACTTATACAGGAACATTTGATGATATAGTTGCTCTTGATAAAGAGTTAGAGGAATATAATAAAACAGCAAAATTATCAGTACCAATCCACGTAGATGCTGCATCAGGAGGATTATACTTACCATTTGTAAACCCAGAATTAGTTTGGGACTTTAGACTTAAAAACGTAGTGTCGATAAGTACATCAGGACATAAATTTGGATTAGTATATCCAGGACTTGGATGGGTAATGTGGAGAGATAAGGAGTATTTACCAGAGGAGTTACTATTTAAAGTAGCATATTTAGGAGCATTTGAACCAACTTTCCAAATAAACTTCTCAAGACCAGGAAGTCAAATATGGGCTCAATACTACAACTTTGTAAGATGGGGTAAAGAGGGATATAAGGCTGTACATGAAAAATCAAGAGATGTAGGTATATTCTTAGCAAAAGGATTAGAAAAACTAGGAATATTTAAAATATTAAATAATGGAGAGAATATTCCAATTGTATGTTGGATGTTAAAAGATGATCCAAAAAGAGCATGGACAGAGTATGATTTATCAGATAGATTAAGATATTATGGATGGCAATTACCAGCATATCCATTACCAAAGAATTTAGAAGATGTAACAATAATGAGAGTTTTAGCAAGAGCTGACCAAAGTATGGAACAAATTTCTTTATTACTTAGAGATATGAAAGAATCAATAGATTATTTAGATCAACATATCACAGTTAAAAAAGAGGTTAAAAAAACAGAGGACCATGTAGCAGGATACTCACATACAGAAAAAAGATTATTAAAAAAATAAAATAATTAAAAAAACTGCATCCTTATAAATGGATGCAGTTTTTCTATTTAAAGATTTAAAGATTACTAATTTTTAAAATTTCTTTAAAAATTGAAATAGTATCTTTCAGATTTATAGATTTTAAAGATTTATCCTCTAATATTTTATTTGAATCACTCACATAAAATAATAGATTAGTTGGATTACAAGAAGGTGTTAAGGATATACTTTCTTTTAAAATTTCAATTTTAGGAAAAGGTTCATGCTTAAAATCCTCTAATAAAATAATATCAAAATCTTTAAAATAATTTAAATATTGAAAAAAATTATTGTTAACTCTATCTTTTAAAAGGATATAACTATTTTTAGAGAAAAGTAAACTTCCTTTAGCTCCAGATTTTTTATATCTATTTAACTCTTCATCTAATCCATCAAGATTATAATCAGAATCAAACTTAATAGTAGCTACTTTGAATCCAGCATCATTAAAATGTTTTAACAGCTCTTCAATTAAAAGAGTTTTACCACTATTTTTAGCACCACAAATAGCAACAAAAGGTTTATTTCCCATAAAAATAGAGTTAAATTTTAATTCTTCTTGGGTGTCAATACTTCTCAAAAGTTTTTGACAATCAAAAGTTGTATTGGATAAATTAATATATTTAACATTTAATTCAGAAAGAAGTTCTTGAAGTCTATAATTTTTATCCATGATAGATCTTTCTATTGTGCTTAATGCTGATTTATTATATATTCCAAAAAGAGGATATGTTTTTCCTTTACCATCTTTAATGATAACAGCATCATAATCGTGAGAAATAAATTGTAATATAAAGTTAATAAATTCTTTTGTAATATTTGGCATATCACAAGTTGTAACAAAGATGAAATCTGATTTTGTATTTATAAGCCCTTGATAAATTCCTTCAATAGGTCCAGCATTTTCAATCGTATCTGTAATAATAGTACCTCTAGGTATAAGAAAATTTTGATTT is drawn from Cetobacterium somerae ATCC BAA-474 and contains these coding sequences:
- a CDS encoding glutamate decarboxylase, whose protein sequence is MLHRRKVGEEKEKEYMFTPDNSTTPLFGSYESAHVLPRESINEKAINPNIAYQLVSDEMMHDGNPRYNLATFVQTYMEPEAKQIMVDAIATNAIDKAEYPQTTEVEKRCVNIIANLWNAPETEEYMGTSTVGSSEACMLGGMAMKFRWRKRAQALGIDINAKKPNLVVSSGFQVVWEKFCVYWDVELREIPMKSLDELYLDPKEAVAACDEYTIGIVPIMGITYTGTFDDIVALDKELEEYNKTAKLSVPIHVDAASGGLYLPFVNPELVWDFRLKNVVSISTSGHKFGLVYPGLGWVMWRDKEYLPEELLFKVAYLGAFEPTFQINFSRPGSQIWAQYYNFVRWGKEGYKAVHEKSRDVGIFLAKGLEKLGIFKILNNGENIPIVCWMLKDDPKRAWTEYDLSDRLRYYGWQLPAYPLPKNLEDVTIMRVLARADQSMEQISLLLRDMKESIDYLDQHITVKKEVKKTEDHVAGYSHTEKRLLKK
- the mobB gene encoding molybdopterin-guanine dinucleotide biosynthesis protein B is translated as MNKIENIDALVLAGGKSSRMNFLDKALLKYDKNKTFLEKITQELDDFENLMVSINKNQNFLIPRGTIITDTIENAGPIEGIYQGLINTKSDFIFVTTCDMPNITKEFINFILQFISHDYDAVIIKDGKGKTYPLFGIYNKSALSTIERSIMDKNYRLQELLSELNVKYINLSNTTFDCQKLLRSIDTQEELKFNSIFMGNKPFVAICGAKNSGKTLLIEELLKHFNDAGFKVATIKFDSDYNLDGLDEELNRYKKSGAKGSLLFSKNSYILLKDRVNNNFFQYLNYFKDFDIILLEDFKHEPFPKIEILKESISLTPSCNPTNLLFYVSDSNKILEDKSLKSINLKDTISIFKEILKISNL